The following coding sequences are from one Natrarchaeobaculum sulfurireducens window:
- a CDS encoding Nmad3 family putative nucleotide modification protein, translating to MTVVLAGIGADSTNLGALAPLYDDGRFEYVPIPEKTDRTSEAATLGSWELRDDRVAADLTTRIEPQPVRGEAEPVTGAALAEWPFHRDPNFEALTYGEHRASGYVSRLRALEPGDVVGFYAGLRRPDGDRAHRYLIGYFTVDSVDVVTPETPQPERKAILASHPHNAHAKRARDGDLYRSEKTVVFIGGRTPGGLFDRHPIRLSDYYVKPGNERPQYYLRDEITTAWDVREGGENMMFKPAYRCAISGERFRSLVGPLEERRPEDAAVDP from the coding sequence ATGACCGTTGTGCTCGCGGGTATCGGTGCCGACAGCACCAATCTCGGCGCGCTCGCACCGCTGTACGACGACGGACGGTTCGAGTACGTTCCGATCCCCGAAAAGACCGACCGAACGAGTGAGGCCGCGACGCTCGGCTCGTGGGAGCTACGGGACGACCGTGTCGCAGCCGACCTCACGACGCGGATCGAACCTCAGCCCGTCCGGGGGGAGGCCGAGCCGGTTACAGGCGCAGCACTCGCCGAGTGGCCGTTTCACCGCGATCCGAACTTCGAGGCACTGACCTACGGCGAGCATCGGGCCAGCGGGTACGTCTCTCGGCTTCGAGCCCTCGAACCCGGCGACGTTGTCGGCTTCTACGCTGGGCTCCGCCGGCCGGATGGCGACCGAGCACACCGCTATCTGATCGGCTACTTCACCGTCGATTCGGTGGACGTGGTGACTCCGGAGACGCCCCAACCCGAACGCAAAGCGATTCTTGCGTCCCACCCCCATAACGCCCACGCGAAACGGGCTCGAGACGGGGACCTGTATCGTTCGGAGAAGACCGTCGTCTTCATCGGCGGCCGAACGCCGGGTGGACTGTTCGACCGACACCCGATCCGGCTCAGCGACTATTATGTGAAACCGGGCAACGAGCGCCCACAGTACTACCTCCGTGACGAAATTACAACGGCCTGGGACGTTCGCGAGGGTGGCGAGAACATGATGTTCAAGCCGGCCTATCGGTGTGCGATATCGGGCGAGCGGTTCCGATCACTGGTAGGCCCACTCGAGGAGCGACGACCCGAAGACGCCGCGGTCGACCCGTGA
- a CDS encoding acyltransferase codes for MSDDKSRYDRVRRHPTPGRGNSLAAWTNAKSPLRVAFNYVFVWLARIAPSLRLRRWVLRRLGVTVGTGVSWGLEATPDVFWPELLTLHEHAIVGYDATLLCHEFLQDEYRTGEVVVGERAMVGAGAIVLPGVEIGADAQVAANSLVADDVEPGTTVAGVPARPIGNDDSTEADD; via the coding sequence GTGAGCGACGACAAGTCCCGATACGATCGCGTCCGACGCCACCCGACGCCGGGACGGGGAAACTCCCTGGCTGCCTGGACGAACGCCAAGTCACCGCTCCGGGTCGCGTTCAATTACGTCTTCGTCTGGCTGGCCCGAATCGCACCGAGCCTTCGGCTCAGACGGTGGGTGCTTCGCCGGCTCGGCGTGACCGTCGGCACGGGCGTCTCCTGGGGCCTCGAGGCGACGCCCGACGTCTTCTGGCCGGAGCTACTCACACTCCACGAACACGCGATCGTCGGCTACGATGCGACGCTGCTCTGTCACGAGTTCCTCCAGGACGAGTATCGGACGGGTGAAGTCGTCGTCGGCGAACGGGCGATGGTCGGTGCGGGGGCGATCGTGCTTCCGGGTGTCGAGATCGGTGCCGACGCACAGGTCGCGGCGAACTCGCTGGTCGCCGACGACGTCGAGCCGGGGACAACCGTCGCGGGTGTGCCGGCGCGGCCGATTGGAAACGACGACAGTACCGAGGCTGACGACTGA